The window TTTTTTTGACACAGGCGAGTTTTGTTCGTGGAGCAGTGCAGAgcttgtccccccccccccagcagcactcACCACCATGCCGATGTTGTTCTGCTGCCCCCCCTGCGCCATCTCCACGCACTCGTCGATGACCAGGTTCATGAAGGGATCGAAGCCCCGCAGAATGCCCTGCACGTGGCGGCCGCCGTTCAGCTTCACTGCAAGAAACGCGTCAGGTGTAAAGGGCAGGCAGCGCGTCGCCCCGCGAGGGAGGTGGTGTGGGGGGGGTTTTTTGGTGTCTGGGAGGGGAAATTAGAGCGTCACATCGCTGCGGGGCCAAAAAACCTCCCTAAAAGGAGGAGATGGGATGTGGGGTAGCAGGAACGGGGCTCAAAGGGGGGTGACACAGGGGGAACAGCGCGGCGCCGGGACT is drawn from Oxyura jamaicensis isolate SHBP4307 breed ruddy duck chromosome 22, BPBGC_Ojam_1.0, whole genome shotgun sequence and contains these coding sequences:
- the SNRPG gene encoding small nuclear ribonucleoprotein G; protein product: MDKKLSLKLNGGRHVQGILRGFDPFMNLVIDECVEMAQGGQQNNIGMVVIRGNSIIMLEALERV